The following proteins are encoded in a genomic region of Streptomyces collinus Tu 365:
- a CDS encoding LysM peptidoglycan-binding domain-containing protein, which translates to MCAALRSSRTRAQLTLKEPPTSVGAKPGGTITQLNLQFNPSTLQLSKTTEWRRTPSRMAGESALPEFVGSGPRTLSLEVFLDATATHDNSVEKAVEKLMKGCVPTKASLGRKKPASPWVRFEWGTARTTSFDGVLSSLSVSYTLFDVDGKPLRATCSLSIEEASVDPPGQNPTSGARTARSTHIVVAGDSLALLAWREYGDATAWRAIAEANDIDDPMALEPGTELVVPGLSDAGAEEER; encoded by the coding sequence ATGTGTGCAGCGCTCCGCTCCAGTCGGACCAGGGCCCAGCTGACCCTGAAGGAGCCACCGACCTCCGTCGGCGCGAAGCCCGGTGGGACGATCACGCAGCTCAACCTCCAGTTCAACCCCTCCACGCTGCAGTTGAGCAAGACCACCGAGTGGCGACGCACCCCGTCCCGGATGGCGGGGGAGTCCGCGCTGCCCGAGTTCGTCGGCAGCGGCCCGCGCACGCTGAGCCTTGAGGTGTTCCTGGACGCCACCGCCACCCACGACAACTCCGTGGAGAAGGCGGTGGAGAAGCTGATGAAGGGGTGCGTGCCGACCAAGGCCAGCCTGGGCCGCAAGAAACCGGCCAGCCCCTGGGTGCGGTTCGAATGGGGGACCGCCCGGACGACCTCCTTCGACGGGGTGCTCTCCAGCCTGTCGGTGTCGTACACGCTGTTCGACGTGGACGGAAAGCCGCTGCGGGCCACCTGCTCGCTGTCCATCGAGGAGGCGAGTGTCGATCCGCCGGGCCAGAACCCGACGTCCGGCGCGCGCACCGCCCGCAGCACGCACATCGTCGTGGCGGGCGACAGCCTGGCCCTGCTGGCCTGGCGGGAGTACGGCGACGCGACGGCCTGGCGGGCCATCGCGGAGGCGAACGACATCGACGACCCCATGGCGCTCGAACCCGGCACCGAACTGGTGGTGCCGGGGCTCAGCGACGCGGGCGCTGAGGAGGAGCGGTGA
- a CDS encoding phage tail protein: MTDNIFATSVFFKLAIGGNDLGAFHTCSGMGAEVEMESYAEGGNNGFTWHLPGRVTWSNITLSRPVTADTAKIARWLDETLKRVTPKDGEIVALKPDLTRIISWQVSGIVPVRWQGPSFDPANSEAAVETLEIAHQGLRPS, encoded by the coding sequence ATGACCGACAACATCTTCGCCACGAGCGTGTTCTTCAAGCTCGCCATCGGCGGCAACGACCTGGGCGCCTTCCACACCTGCTCCGGCATGGGCGCCGAGGTCGAGATGGAGAGCTACGCGGAGGGCGGCAACAACGGGTTCACCTGGCACCTGCCCGGCCGCGTGACCTGGTCGAACATCACGCTGAGCCGGCCGGTCACGGCCGATACGGCGAAGATCGCCCGCTGGCTCGACGAGACGCTGAAGCGGGTGACGCCCAAGGACGGCGAGATCGTGGCGCTGAAGCCGGACCTGACCCGGATCATCAGCTGGCAGGTGTCCGGGATCGTCCCGGTGCGCTGGCAGGGCCCCTCCTTCGACCCCGCCAACTCCGAGGCGGCGGTGGAGACCCTGGAGATCGCCCACCAGGGGCTGCGCCCGTCCTGA
- a CDS encoding DUF6760 family protein, with protein sequence MTYALPRLREEIAYIAYHFHWQREEILDLTHDERRQWVAEIARINTRVNEGG encoded by the coding sequence GTGACGTACGCCCTTCCCCGGCTCCGGGAGGAGATCGCGTACATCGCCTACCACTTCCACTGGCAGCGCGAGGAGATCCTCGACCTGACCCACGACGAGCGCCGGCAGTGGGTCGCCGAGATCGCCCGCATCAACACCCGCGTGAACGAAGGCGGTTGA
- a CDS encoding zinc-ribbon domain-containing protein encodes MRRRTVTAGNLEEILQATAPAQTSEQQAAATPAAAPPRREDHGLRTEFEFELPRGYVDDDGTVHRHGSMRLATARDELRPQIDLRVKENPAYLSVVLLSQVITRIGSITDVHAGVVERMYATDVAFLQDFYRRVNSEGHTRAAVTCPHCEGGFEVDLSGGRLGES; translated from the coding sequence ATGAGGCGCCGTACGGTCACGGCGGGCAACCTGGAGGAGATCCTCCAGGCGACGGCGCCCGCCCAGACATCGGAGCAGCAGGCGGCGGCCACCCCGGCCGCCGCCCCGCCGCGCCGGGAGGACCACGGGCTGCGCACGGAGTTCGAGTTCGAGCTGCCGCGCGGGTACGTGGACGACGACGGCACGGTGCACCGGCACGGCTCGATGCGCCTGGCCACCGCCCGGGACGAACTGCGGCCCCAGATCGACCTGCGGGTCAAGGAGAACCCGGCGTACCTGAGCGTGGTGCTGCTGAGCCAGGTGATCACCCGGATCGGCTCGATCACGGACGTGCACGCCGGGGTCGTGGAGCGGATGTACGCCACCGACGTCGCGTTCCTCCAGGACTTCTACCGCCGGGTCAACAGCGAGGGCCACACCCGCGCCGCGGTGACCTGCCCGCACTGCGAGGGCGGCTTCGAGGTCGACCTCTCGGGTGGGCGCCTGGGGGAATCGTGA